Proteins encoded in a region of the Diospyros lotus cultivar Yz01 chromosome 9, ASM1463336v1, whole genome shotgun sequence genome:
- the LOC127809784 gene encoding uncharacterized protein LOC127809784: MPPKLLRGQKTTTMLCPSTLKVRVWSAHSNVIAPTPTEKTTTILRSSTLKVRASSSRSNVVAPTPIEKTTTILHPSTSKVRASLSCSNVVAPTSIEPESTPHLESVDGINAVPPPPLSSTLDTSSPLTNSQPSTIGSNANRKGRGLTRGVGLLKVKRLSGVQHLTITFNPDTRRADDNEGYHPFVSLMGSFVRSLVPTKKTWSLMDDVDKMPLISELRADPTTGQLLDDIPLFKATHYNEKSRK, from the exons ATGCCTCCTAAACTGTTGAGAGGACAAAAGACTACCACCATGTTATGCCCATCCACTTTGAAGGTTAGAGTTTGGTCAGCACATTCAAATGTGATTGCCCCCACACCCACAGAAAAGACTACCACCATTTTACGCTCATCCACTTTGAAGGTTAGAGCTTCGTCATCACGTTCAAATGTGGTTGCCCCCACACCCATAGAAAAAACTACCACCATATTACACCCATCCACTTCAAAGGTTAGAGCTTCATTATCATGTTCAAATGTGGTTGCCCCCACATCCATAGAACCTGAATCGACACCACATTTAGAGTCTGTTGATGGTATCAATGCTGTGCCACCGCCACCACTGTCATCGACCTTGGATACATCTTCTCCATTGACTAATTCACAACCATCTACTATAG GTTCAAATGCTAATAGAAAAGGTCGCGGTTTAACAAGAGGAGTTGGATTATTAAAAGTCAAACGGCTTTCTGGTGTTCAACATTTGACAATCACTTTTAATCCTGATACTCGACGCGCAGATGATAATGAAGGATATCATCCTTTTGTTAGTCTAATGGGAAGCTTCGTGAGGAGTTTAGTACCAACAAAAAAGACTTGGAGTTTAATGGATGATGTGGATAAGATGCCTCTTATCAGTGAGTTGAGA GCTGATCCAACCACGGGGCAATTACTTGATGATATTCCTCTTTTTAAAGCAACTCATTACAATGAAAAAAGTCGAAAGTGA